A stretch of Aureispira sp. CCB-E DNA encodes these proteins:
- a CDS encoding ferritin-like domain-containing protein has product MQNRYSRHLIHLFKQPQRLKSAELVGAVQAQIPAEFNPKDWLSYLLHVDAELEHSLMVQYLYAAYSLGGPQVLDKYKAKVHAWQEIVLGIAKEEMGHFVSVQNVLRLIGAPLNFNRQDFPWDSVLYPFEFKLEPFSKDSLAKYVYAESPENWLNDTDGDDDEMKEIKAEIKAVINTEENHGDPISVLFKQILAIIEDDQLIPDDVFLSGTYPFQAKFDEWGRGYKGGARGNSSGANPQGTPDVLVAPLLSRTDAITALNKIAEQGEAMEEVDGEDSHFERFLTIYKEWRKMPQDFEPTRPVATNPTVNETVADPTYSPSEGLDTDSKIDVITNPVAKTWGNLFNVRYRMLLTFLTHSFLLDGGFNNSGAYSPRGTIIHATFGEMYNLRGIAGVLVQLPIAVGSSTMAGPPFLTPYTMELPLGEISRWKVHQDLVQASKPLIEELLLTADEQHKKYLYSLKEADENFQKIATAIINVPA; this is encoded by the coding sequence ATGCAAAATCGCTATTCGAGGCATTTAATTCACCTTTTTAAGCAGCCTCAACGCCTTAAGTCTGCCGAATTAGTAGGGGCTGTACAAGCTCAAATTCCCGCAGAGTTTAACCCCAAAGATTGGTTAAGTTATCTATTACATGTAGATGCTGAGCTAGAACATAGCCTAATGGTGCAGTATCTCTATGCTGCTTATAGTTTGGGAGGTCCTCAAGTACTAGATAAGTACAAAGCCAAGGTTCATGCTTGGCAAGAAATCGTATTGGGAATCGCCAAAGAAGAAATGGGGCATTTTGTTTCTGTCCAAAATGTACTGCGCTTGATAGGAGCGCCTTTAAATTTTAATCGTCAAGATTTTCCATGGGATTCTGTTTTGTATCCCTTCGAATTTAAGCTAGAACCTTTCTCAAAAGACTCGTTAGCCAAATACGTGTACGCAGAATCACCAGAAAACTGGCTGAATGATACAGATGGAGATGACGATGAGATGAAAGAAATCAAGGCAGAAATAAAAGCAGTTATTAATACAGAAGAAAATCATGGCGATCCTATTAGTGTATTGTTTAAGCAGATATTAGCAATTATAGAGGACGATCAACTAATTCCAGATGATGTGTTTTTATCAGGTACTTATCCTTTTCAAGCGAAGTTTGATGAATGGGGTAGAGGATATAAAGGAGGAGCAAGAGGAAATAGTTCGGGGGCAAATCCTCAAGGAACTCCAGATGTATTAGTAGCTCCTTTACTTTCTAGAACAGATGCCATCACTGCTTTGAATAAAATTGCAGAACAAGGAGAAGCAATGGAGGAAGTTGATGGCGAAGATTCTCACTTCGAACGATTTTTAACCATATACAAAGAATGGCGCAAGATGCCACAAGATTTTGAGCCTACTAGACCCGTTGCAACCAATCCTACCGTCAACGAAACAGTGGCAGATCCTACTTATTCACCCTCCGAAGGTCTGGATACTGATAGCAAAATTGATGTTATTACAAATCCAGTCGCAAAGACGTGGGGAAATTTATTTAATGTCCGTTATAGAATGTTGTTGACATTCTTGACACATAGCTTTTTGTTGGATGGCGGCTTTAATAATTCTGGAGCTTATTCTCCTAGAGGAACAATTATTCATGCAACATTTGGAGAAATGTATAACCTTCGAGGAATTGCAGGAGTTCTAGTTCAACTTCCTATTGCAGTAGGTTCTTCAACTATGGCAGGCCCACCATTTTTAACACCATATACGATGGAATTACCATTGGGAGAAATAAGTCGATGGAAAGTACATCAAGATTTGGTTCAAGCTTCCAAACCGCTTATTGAAGAACTGTTATTGACCGCGGATGAGCAACATAAAAAATATTTATATTCTCTAAAGGAAGCGGATGAGAATTTTCAAAAAATTGCTACGGCTATTATTAATGTTCCTGCTTAA
- a CDS encoding class I SAM-dependent methyltransferase, which yields MKLRWKIAQAAEIRWWQGYLNKKDKSEYLTWKKDYWKQFLKDCQLTLPPQATCLDIGCGPAGIFTILPYQEVDAIDPLLDSYAEKLPHFVPSDYPNVTFQNLPLEKVQLNKTYDYVFCLNAINHVADLEQCFDNLFSLTKAGGTLVVSIDAHNYRIFKHLFRAIPGDILHPHQFDLEEYQTMVTTRGGHIQATIHKDKAFFFDYYVLVIKKK from the coding sequence ATGAAATTACGCTGGAAAATAGCTCAGGCTGCTGAAATACGCTGGTGGCAAGGCTATTTGAACAAAAAAGACAAATCAGAATACTTAACTTGGAAAAAAGATTACTGGAAACAATTTTTAAAAGATTGTCAACTCACCCTTCCTCCACAGGCAACTTGTTTAGATATTGGTTGTGGACCTGCTGGTATTTTCACCATCTTACCCTATCAAGAGGTAGATGCCATTGATCCCCTTTTAGATAGTTATGCAGAAAAATTACCGCATTTTGTGCCAAGTGATTATCCTAATGTAACGTTTCAAAACCTGCCCTTAGAAAAAGTTCAACTCAACAAAACCTATGACTATGTGTTTTGCTTGAATGCTATTAATCATGTCGCTGATTTGGAACAATGCTTCGATAATTTATTTTCATTGACCAAGGCTGGTGGCACCTTAGTTGTTTCCATTGACGCCCACAATTATCGCATCTTTAAACACCTATTCAGAGCTATTCCTGGCGACATTTTGCATCCGCATCAATTTGACCTTGAAGAGTATCAAACAATGGTTACAACAAGAGGTGGTCACATTCAAGCAACCATTCACAAAGATAAAGCTTTCTTTTTTGACTATTATGTTTTGGTCATTAAGAAAAAATAG
- a CDS encoding CHAT domain-containing tetratricopeptide repeat protein — MKIYTITSFLFILLFSPSLVAQEYFNNQLTYAEIDSIQIELYNKGDYNSCAIFTEKVLTKVAKEFGKEDTLYAFYQNDLGSFYYELGAYKKSAFHYFSAQNILKNKIGRHDINYIKALNGLGAAYQMSDRYTEAESIFIELEDIITKQWSTNPNLFAIILNNCARLYWMNKQYKKAEKLLIKTKDIQKQNLGEFDKDYAITLSNLAILYKDLKEYDKAAPLFEKVKEIRLKILGASHPYYAVGLHDLGAFYILAKKYDASEKLLQEALLIQTKVWGIKHYQCARTLLTLGDLYFNQHNWQQSEHYLIQSLLSNTNVASDSFSLDKIHEYDYFSNSLFHLTIQKLLSIYELQYQNGDKQKIEEYYALVQKSIALGEKWKNSFDSDQNKLKSLKSNFLLIEKGIEAALIIDTDAAIKESFRFAEQNKSILLTDAIKGTAARSLGYLPDSLGNIEVMLQKELHQLKNKRLRIRSKEERTHLNRAILDLELQRNKFIEQIKKNYPKYYALKYQDISVSVETIQQQLDDKTLLLEYFVTDTILYLFSISKTKINVYPINIDAKDWMLKLNVNRQALTDFNWIVNHMDKAYENYTSTAHWLYNNILAMALEGNNKINRLIIITDRELGYLPFETLLTAPAPASASYQSLPYLLNQYTISYDYSATLWKQNLATISQAKCNSQILAYAPAYHQPDSANIIHTRSQEYRIRQLLEPLKSAKEEVQKLSELYAGNFIFETDANEHSFKTKASDYGIIHLAMHGVVNAEQPMLSSLVFSENYDSLENNFLYAYEVSKLNLNANLAVLSACETGYGEFQQGEGIISLGRSFMYAGVPSLVVSLWSVNDFSTAHIIRNFYHNLSTGMPKDEALRQAKISYLKQKNGLVTHPAFWSAFIHIGNHQPISIHQESDSMGYIWGGGLFILLLLFVITKQLGKKEKYT; from the coding sequence ATGAAGATTTATACCATTACGTCCTTTCTATTCATACTTCTTTTTTCGCCCTCCCTTGTTGCGCAAGAATACTTTAACAATCAACTGACTTATGCTGAAATTGATAGCATTCAAATTGAATTATACAACAAAGGAGACTATAACAGTTGTGCTATTTTTACAGAAAAAGTACTTACCAAAGTTGCTAAAGAATTTGGTAAAGAAGATACACTGTATGCCTTTTATCAAAATGACTTAGGTTCTTTTTATTATGAACTTGGCGCATACAAAAAATCAGCTTTTCACTATTTCTCTGCCCAGAACATTCTTAAAAATAAAATAGGTAGGCATGACATTAATTATATCAAAGCTTTAAATGGTCTAGGAGCTGCCTATCAAATGAGCGATCGCTATACAGAAGCAGAAAGTATTTTTATTGAGCTAGAAGACATTATCACCAAACAATGGTCAACCAATCCCAATTTATTTGCTATTATTCTAAATAACTGTGCTCGATTATATTGGATGAATAAGCAATATAAAAAAGCAGAAAAATTACTGATAAAGACCAAAGACATCCAAAAGCAAAATTTGGGTGAATTTGATAAAGACTATGCGATTACATTATCCAATCTAGCCATTCTTTACAAAGACTTAAAAGAATACGATAAAGCAGCCCCTTTGTTTGAAAAAGTAAAGGAAATTAGGCTCAAAATACTAGGTGCATCTCATCCTTACTATGCAGTAGGATTACACGACTTGGGAGCATTTTACATCCTAGCTAAAAAATACGATGCTTCCGAAAAACTACTACAAGAAGCATTACTCATACAAACAAAAGTTTGGGGAATCAAACATTATCAGTGTGCTAGAACACTTTTAACCTTAGGTGATTTATATTTTAACCAACACAACTGGCAACAATCTGAACATTATCTCATTCAAAGTCTTTTGTCCAATACCAACGTAGCTTCCGATAGTTTTTCATTAGATAAAATACACGAGTATGATTATTTTTCTAATAGCTTGTTTCATTTGACCATTCAAAAACTATTAAGCATCTACGAGCTGCAATACCAAAATGGAGACAAGCAAAAGATTGAAGAATATTATGCGTTGGTTCAAAAAAGCATTGCTTTAGGAGAAAAATGGAAAAACTCTTTTGACAGTGATCAAAACAAATTAAAATCTTTAAAAAGCAACTTTCTACTCATAGAGAAAGGAATTGAAGCGGCTTTAATAATTGACACAGATGCTGCCATCAAAGAATCGTTTCGATTCGCAGAACAAAATAAATCCATTTTGTTAACAGATGCCATCAAAGGAACTGCTGCTAGGTCTCTTGGCTACCTCCCTGACTCTCTTGGCAATATAGAAGTCATGCTACAAAAAGAATTACATCAATTAAAGAACAAACGACTTCGGATACGTTCTAAAGAGGAACGCACCCATCTCAACCGTGCTATTTTGGATCTTGAACTTCAACGAAATAAATTCATTGAGCAAATAAAAAAGAATTATCCTAAATATTATGCTTTAAAATACCAAGACATATCGGTTAGTGTCGAAACGATTCAGCAACAACTAGATGATAAAACACTTTTGTTAGAATACTTTGTAACCGATACTATTTTGTACTTATTCAGTATTAGCAAAACAAAAATTAACGTTTATCCAATAAATATTGATGCAAAGGATTGGATGTTAAAATTAAACGTCAACCGCCAAGCCTTGACGGATTTTAATTGGATTGTCAACCACATGGATAAGGCTTACGAAAATTATACGTCCACAGCTCATTGGCTTTATAACAATATATTAGCAATGGCTTTGGAGGGAAATAATAAAATTAATCGCCTGATCATTATTACAGACAGAGAACTGGGCTATTTACCTTTTGAAACCCTCTTGACTGCTCCAGCACCTGCTTCTGCTAGTTATCAAAGTTTGCCTTACCTATTGAATCAATATACGATTAGTTATGATTATTCGGCAACCCTGTGGAAGCAGAATTTAGCCACTATCAGTCAAGCTAAGTGCAATTCTCAAATTTTGGCATATGCTCCTGCATATCACCAACCAGATTCTGCCAATATTATTCATACAAGAAGTCAAGAATATCGTATTCGACAACTATTAGAACCTTTAAAATCGGCTAAAGAAGAAGTACAAAAATTAAGCGAACTGTATGCGGGCAACTTTATCTTTGAAACAGACGCCAATGAGCACTCGTTTAAAACCAAAGCTTCCGATTATGGCATTATTCACTTGGCAATGCATGGTGTTGTCAATGCTGAACAGCCAATGTTATCTTCCCTCGTTTTTAGTGAAAACTATGATAGTTTAGAAAATAATTTCCTATATGCTTATGAAGTCTCGAAATTAAACTTAAATGCCAACTTAGCGGTTTTATCGGCTTGCGAAACAGGCTATGGGGAATTTCAACAAGGGGAAGGGATCATCTCATTAGGGCGTTCGTTTATGTATGCAGGTGTTCCCTCTTTAGTGGTAAGCCTGTGGTCTGTCAATGATTTTTCTACAGCACACATTATACGCAATTTTTATCATAATTTAAGTACAGGCATGCCTAAGGATGAAGCACTTCGTCAAGCTAAAATCAGTTATTTGAAACAAAAAAATGGCTTGGTAACACATCCTGCATTCTGGTCAGCCTTTATCCACATCGGCAACCACCAACCTATTTCAATTCATCAAGAAAGTGATTCGATGGGATATATTTGGGGCGGAGGTCTTTTTATTCTTTTGCTACTCTTTGTTATAACCAAACAATTGGGCAAGAAGGAAAAATATACTTAG
- a CDS encoding SulP family inorganic anion transporter, producing the protein MKSFLRSFTRNPKNDILSGLTVALALVPEAVAFSFVAEVDPLVGLYGAFMMGLITAIFGGRPGMISGATGAMAVVMVYIIRMGNDVGDNLATPIQDLGLQWLFITLLLVGTFQIMAGLFKLGKFVRLIPHPVMMGFVNGLAIVIFLAQLGMFKETVNGETQWLQGSDLFIMLGLVGLTMAIMFLLPKLTEKVPSALVAIIIVACITIFGDLDVSTVGSFIRDGGGNGLEGTLPSFQIQIFSLFETLDGHWFFIIKMAAILAAIGLIESLMTLNLIDDITETRGSGNRECIAQGGANIINGLFGGMGGCAMIGQSIINVESGGSGRLSGVTAAIALLCFVLFGAPLIEQIPIAALVGVMFMVVIGTFAWSSFRILHKIPLSDAVVLVAVSTITVIEDLAVAVIAGVIMSALVFAWKNAIMIRARKRIKEDGTKVYEIWGPLFFGSVQNFTAKFDAKNDPDCIEIDFIESKVNDHSGIEAIRTIANKYLDLGKSIKLTHLSPECQVLLLKANHKFETIIEKSIDDPRYHVVTSTVDLEV; encoded by the coding sequence ATGAAAAGTTTTTTACGAAGTTTTACTCGTAACCCCAAAAATGACATTCTATCTGGTTTAACCGTTGCTTTAGCTTTAGTTCCAGAAGCAGTAGCATTTTCTTTTGTTGCAGAAGTTGACCCCTTGGTTGGCTTGTATGGTGCATTTATGATGGGGCTTATTACGGCTATTTTTGGTGGACGTCCAGGTATGATTTCTGGTGCTACAGGTGCCATGGCTGTCGTGATGGTCTACATTATTAGAATGGGTAATGATGTTGGGGATAACTTGGCCACCCCAATCCAAGATTTAGGATTACAATGGCTCTTTATCACACTGCTGCTAGTTGGAACCTTCCAAATCATGGCAGGATTATTTAAGTTAGGAAAATTTGTTCGACTGATTCCTCACCCTGTAATGATGGGGTTTGTTAACGGACTGGCTATTGTCATTTTCTTAGCACAATTAGGTATGTTTAAAGAAACTGTCAATGGTGAAACACAGTGGTTACAAGGCTCTGATCTGTTTATTATGTTGGGATTAGTGGGCTTGACCATGGCTATTATGTTTTTGCTACCTAAGCTAACCGAAAAGGTTCCTTCTGCCTTGGTGGCGATCATTATAGTAGCTTGTATTACTATTTTTGGAGATTTGGATGTAAGTACAGTAGGTTCTTTTATTCGCGATGGAGGTGGAAATGGTCTAGAAGGTACCCTACCCTCTTTTCAAATTCAGATTTTCAGTTTGTTTGAGACTCTAGATGGACATTGGTTCTTTATTATAAAAATGGCCGCCATTTTAGCAGCCATTGGTTTGATTGAATCTTTAATGACACTAAACTTAATTGATGACATCACAGAAACACGTGGTAGTGGTAATAGAGAATGTATCGCACAAGGAGGTGCCAATATTATCAACGGTTTGTTTGGTGGAATGGGAGGCTGTGCAATGATTGGTCAGTCTATTATTAATGTAGAATCTGGTGGTAGTGGTCGATTGTCGGGGGTAACCGCTGCTATTGCTTTGTTATGCTTTGTTTTGTTTGGCGCGCCTTTGATTGAGCAAATACCGATTGCGGCGTTGGTTGGTGTTATGTTTATGGTGGTTATTGGTACTTTTGCTTGGAGTAGTTTTAGAATTTTGCACAAAATTCCACTATCGGATGCTGTTGTTCTAGTAGCAGTGTCTACAATTACAGTCATCGAGGATTTGGCTGTTGCTGTTATTGCTGGTGTGATTATGTCTGCCTTGGTGTTTGCTTGGAAAAATGCCATTATGATCCGTGCTAGAAAACGCATCAAAGAAGACGGTACCAAAGTATATGAAATCTGGGGTCCTTTATTTTTTGGTTCGGTTCAGAATTTTACAGCTAAGTTTGATGCTAAAAATGATCCCGATTGTATCGAAATTGACTTTATTGAGTCAAAAGTGAATGATCATTCTGGAATTGAGGCAATTCGTACAATTGCTAATAAGTACTTAGATTTGGGTAAAAGTATTAAACTGACTCATCTTAGCCCTGAGTGTCAAGTGTTATTATTAAAAGCAAATCATAAATTTGAGACCATCATCGAAAAATCTATTGATGATCCTCGCTATCATGTTGTTACTAGTACTGTAGATTTAGAAGTATAA
- a CDS encoding DUF3570 domain-containing protein, translating to MRIPKKQLIGLLLLLTQVCFGQERDSSFRKKALTTLDVQAFFSMYTQEGTHSAVTGGEGDEHLEVYHTGANVAYGINSSLIIFDASVDVITSPSTDKINFIKSSASEHDNHVQARIGYQYSLKKHNISFGAAYMLGIESDYWSDGISTWFSWGSKNKMRSISIATDFFFDDLRWGRLSPSQGFKPTRLIYPVELRYIDWFGIYHRNSYNINLNVRQDINKRLRLNLGLGATYQEGLLSTPFHRVYFINSTDPKVENLPRQRIRLPLSIAANWFFKQTLVFQPSYRFYWDNFGIWAHTLALQTAIKPNNKITLYPFVRGYYQQGSPYFAPYGAHQPSSIYYTSDYDFSTLGSIKAGIGIGWFPDARLGKKSSFYFNNVILRYAFFYRTDGLYAHIISLQVGLKK from the coding sequence ATGCGCATCCCCAAAAAACAGTTGATTGGATTATTGTTACTGCTCACACAGGTCTGTTTTGGACAAGAAAGAGACAGTAGTTTTCGAAAAAAAGCCCTCACGACCTTAGATGTTCAAGCTTTTTTCTCTATGTACACGCAAGAAGGCACTCATTCCGCTGTAACGGGAGGGGAAGGAGATGAGCATTTAGAGGTCTATCATACGGGAGCCAATGTGGCTTATGGCATCAATTCTAGCTTAATTATTTTTGATGCTAGTGTCGATGTAATCACGTCTCCCTCTACAGATAAAATTAATTTCATTAAATCATCGGCTTCTGAACACGACAATCACGTACAGGCTAGAATAGGTTATCAGTATAGCCTCAAAAAGCACAATATAAGTTTTGGGGCAGCTTATATGTTGGGCATTGAGTCCGATTATTGGTCAGATGGTATTAGCACTTGGTTTAGTTGGGGCAGCAAAAATAAAATGCGTTCTATTTCTATTGCGACAGATTTCTTTTTCGATGATCTAAGATGGGGACGTCTCAGCCCTAGCCAAGGGTTTAAACCTACTAGATTAATTTATCCTGTGGAATTAAGATATATAGATTGGTTTGGTATTTATCATCGCAATTCCTACAATATAAATTTAAATGTACGCCAAGATATTAATAAACGTCTCCGACTTAATCTAGGGCTTGGAGCAACATATCAGGAAGGATTATTATCGACTCCCTTTCATCGAGTTTATTTTATCAACTCTACAGATCCCAAAGTAGAGAACTTGCCCCGTCAACGGATTCGTTTGCCATTGAGCATTGCAGCCAATTGGTTTTTTAAGCAAACATTGGTTTTTCAACCTTCTTATCGTTTTTATTGGGATAATTTTGGAATTTGGGCGCATACTTTAGCGTTGCAAACAGCGATCAAACCCAACAATAAAATTACATTATACCCATTTGTAAGAGGATATTATCAGCAAGGTTCGCCTTATTTTGCACCTTATGGAGCACATCAACCTTCTTCGATATACTATACTTCTGATTATGATTTTTCAACTTTAGGAAGTATTAAAGCAGGTATAGGAATCGGTTGGTTTCCTGATGCTCGTCTAGGAAAAAAATCCAGTTTTTATTTTAATAATGTTATTTTAAGATATGCCTTTTTCTATCGAACCGATGGACTTTATGCGCATATAATTAGTCTACAAGTGGGCTTAAAGAAATAG
- a CDS encoding DUF4266 domain-containing protein produces MNIPAKNRFNWLQLKYSLALGGVLLAVSSCTTVKPYQRAYLEDKDMAFKQNAPEKFEQSAHTYREGAAGGGMGKSSGGCGCN; encoded by the coding sequence ATGAATATACCAGCCAAGAACAGGTTTAACTGGCTACAACTAAAATATAGTCTTGCTTTGGGTGGGGTATTGCTAGCCGTATCATCCTGCACTACTGTAAAGCCTTATCAAAGAGCCTATTTAGAAGATAAAGATATGGCGTTCAAACAAAACGCACCCGAGAAATTTGAGCAAAGTGCTCATACTTATCGGGAAGGCGCAGCAGGAGGAGGAATGGGGAAAAGTAGTGGTGGTTGTGGTTGTAATTAA